A single genomic interval of Rhododendron vialii isolate Sample 1 chromosome 3a, ASM3025357v1 harbors:
- the LOC131321305 gene encoding ABC transporter B family member 28-like: protein MASPTHSVALSLLPPRYTLPKPHTHLLLSLSSSSTPYSLLLSRRRSSALSPPYRPPRRRSSHSTCLAYVTGPPSDPIVADNGPKLNVSSSDTESTQSPPSVISWGLLSSLLLQHKLRLAVSVATLVGCTACTLSMPLYSGKFFEVLIGKTPKPLWDVLGRIAVLYALEPIFTILFVVNLNSVWEKVMSNLRAQIFQRVLIQKEEQKKVFCFWDFWNMKCSPVLGIGTIRMGFDLEDLWNFLTDIRLCVLTYVGELTALLTSDLGSLKDIVSENISRDRGFRALSEASYSTLSESQL from the exons atGGCTTCTCCAACTCACTCCGTCGCTCTTTCTCTCCTCCCCCCTCGATACACACTCCCCAAACCTCACACtcacctcctcctctctctctcctcctcctccaccccatACTCTCTCCTCCTTTCCCGCCGCCGCTCCTCCGCCCTTTCCCCGCCGTACAGACCTCCCCGCCGACGATCCTCGCACTCGACCTGTCTCGCATACGTAACGGGCCCGCCGTCCGACCCTATCGTGGCCGATAACGGTCCGAAACTCAATGTCTCGAGCTCCGACACCGAAAGCACACAATCGCCGCCGAGCGTCATAAGCTGGGGTCTGTTGTCGAGCCTTCTGCTTCAGCATAAGTTGAGACTAGCGGTTTCTGTCGCCACTCTCGTTGGTTGCACAGCTTGCACTCTCTCAATGCCTTTGTATTCCG ggaaattttttgaagtacttaTAGGCAAAACACCAAAGCCTCTGTGGGATGTGCTTGGTAGGATTGCAGTTCTATATGCATTAGAGCCAATTTTCACCATTCTTTTTGTGGTAAACTTGAATTCGGTTTGGGAGAAGGTTATGTCAAACTTAAGAGCTCAGATATTTCAAAGGGTGTTGATTCAAAAG GAGGAACAGAAGAAAGTGTTTTGCTTTTGGGACTTCTGGAATATGAAGTGTAGTCCTGTTTTAGGCATTGGAACTATACGGATGGGTTTTGACTTGGAAGACTT GTGGAATTTTTTGACCGATATAAG ATTATGTGTTCTGACTTAT GTTGGTGAACTCACTGCATTGTTAACATCTGATTTGGGTTCTCTAAAGGACATTGTAAGTGAAAACATTTCAAGGGATCGTGGGTTCAGGGCGCTTTCTGAGGCAAGCTATTCTACACTAAGCGAAAGTCAGCTTTAA
- the LOC131318990 gene encoding uncharacterized protein LOC131318990, producing the protein MAQCRLVLLFASLLWIAVVVNASAGDADPVYKACVEQCEKTGCVGDKCFQHCKFSSDGVPIDGPWFLQEPLYQRWKQWDCHTDCRYNCMFDREEEREKLGYKPIKYHGKWPFQRVYGIQEPVSVALSGINLAIQFHGWVSFFILVNYKLPLRPNRRTYYEYTGLLHLYGLLAMNSWLWSAVFHTRDVELTEKLDYSSAVALLGFSLIVAILRAFNVRDEAARVMVAAPLIAFVTTHILYLNFYQLDYGLNMKVCIGMGLAQLLIWAVWAGVTRHPSRWKLWVVAAGGGLAMLLDIYDFPPYLKFVDAHALWHAITIPLTFLWWSFIRDDAEFRTSTLLKKTK; encoded by the exons ATGGCGCAATGTCGCCTGGTTCTGTTATTCGCCTCGCTTTTGTGGATCGCTGTTGTTGTCAACGCAAGCGCTGGTGACGCCGATCCGGTTTACAA AGCCTGCGTTGAGCAATGTGAGAAGACTGGTTGTGTGGGGGACAAGTGCTTCCAACATTGTAAATTTTCTTCTGATGGAGTCCCCATTGATGGTCCATGGTTTCTCCAAGAACCACTCTATCAGCGATGGAAACAATGGGACTGCCACACTGACTGTAGATACAACTGTATGTTTGATagggaggaagaaagagagaagctCGGTTACAAACCCATCAAGTATCATGGGAAATGGCCGTTCCAGCGTGTTTATGGAATCCAG GAACCTGTTTCTGTAGCTCTCTCTGGAATTAATCTGGCTATACAGTTTCATGGTTGGGTATCATTTTTCATCCTTGTTAACTATAAATTGCCTTTGAGGCCAAATAGAAGGACATATTATGAATACACGGGCTTGTTGCATCTATATGGCCTTTTAGCAATGAACTCCTGGTTATGGAGTGCTGTTTTCCACACTCG AGATGTGGAGTTGACAGAGAAGCTAGACTATTCATCTGCTGTGGCATTACTTGGATTTTCCCTCATTGTGGCTATACTGAGAGCTTTTAATGTGAGAGATGAGGCTGCAAGGGTGATGGTTGCTGCTCCACTCATTGCGTTTGTGACGACTCATATCTTGTATCTCAACTTTTACCAACTCGACTATG GTCTCAACATGAAAGTTTGCATAGGGATGGGTTTAGCCCAGCTTCTCATATGGGCTGTCTGGGCTGGGGTTACCCGGCATCCATCGCGCTGGAAGTTGTGGGTGGTTGCAGCTGGAGGAGGTCTAGCGATGCTGTTGGATATATACGACTTTCCGCCATACTTGAAATTTGTTGATGCCCATGCTCTCTGGCATGCCATCACCATCCCTCTCACCTTCCTTTGGTGGAGTTTCATCAGAGATGACGCGGAGTTCAGAACCTCAACTCTCCTCAAGAAGACGAAATAG
- the LOC131318988 gene encoding ABC transporter B family member 28-like isoform X2, with protein MAVIGTICILFTLSPQLAPLLGLLMLMVSVSVAVYKRSTVPVFKAHGTAQASIADCVNETLSAIRTVRSFGGEKRQMSMFSSQVIAYQTSGIKLGVFKSINESLTRIAVYISLLALYCLGGNKVKAGELSAGTVVSFIGYTFTLTFAVQGLVNTFGDLRGAFAATERINSVLSGAEIDEALAYGLEKDIKRQGSHDKNFELFFVNGSNKNNQSLNMHYMSALKSTSSLGSLAWSGDICLEDVYFSYPLRPDVEILNGLNLTLKCGSVTALVGSSGAGKSTIVQLLARFYEPTRGRITVGGEDVRTFDKSEWARVVSIVNQEPVLFSLSVGENIAYGLPDDLVSKDNVIKAAKAANAHDFIISLPQGYDTLVGERGGLLSGGQRQRIAIARALLKDAPILILDEATSALDTVSERLVQDALNHLMKGRTTLVIAHRLSTVQNAHQIALCSDGRIKELGTHFELLGQKGQYASLVGTQRLAFE; from the exons ATGGCT GTCATTGGAACAATATGTATCTTATTCACTCTATCCCCCCAGCTTGCACCACTGCTTGGGCTACTTATGCTTATGGTGTCTGTTTCAGTTG CTGTTTACAAGCGGTCAACTGTGCCTGTTTTTAAAGCTCACGGTACGGCCCAAGCATCTATAGCGGACTGTGTGAACGAAACTTTATCTGCGATTCGTACT GTAAGATCATTTGGTGGTGAAAAACGGCAAATGTCAATGTTCAGTAGCCAG GTCATTGCTTATCAGACTAGTGGCATAAAGCTTGGGGTTTTCAAATCTATAAATGAATCTCTGACTAGAATTGCAGTTTATATTTCACTATTGGCCTTGTATTGTCTTGGGGGTAACAAAGTAAAGGCG GGTGAACTATCTGCTGGAACTGTGGTTTCTTTTATAGGATACACATTCACATTGACCTTTGCT GTTCAAGGTCTGGTTAACACATTTGGAGATCTCCGCGGAGCTTTTGCTGCTACAGAGAGGATTAACTCTGTTTTATCTGGGGCTGAAATTGATGAAGCCTTGGCCTACGGCTTGGAAAAAGACATCAAGCGTCAAGGATCGCATGATAAGAATTTCGAACTGTTCTTTGTTAATGGTTCTAATAAGAATAATCAATCTCTTAATATGCATTACATGTCGGCTTTGAAATCAACTAGCAGCTTGGGAAGCCTGGCCTGGTCTGGTGATATTTGTCTTGAAG ATGTGTACTTCTCTTATCCTTTGAGGCCTGATGTTGAAATTCTTAACGGTCTTAATCTAACGCTCAAATGCGGGAGTGTAACTGCTCTAGTGGGCTCCAGTGGTGCAGGGAAAAGTACTATAGTACAGTTATTGGCACGTTTCTATGAG CCAACCAGAGGTCGAATAACAGTTGGAGGCGAGGATGTGCGAACATTTGATAAGAGTGAATGGGCACGGGTTGTCTCCATAGTGAATCAA GAACCTGTTCTCTTCTCATTGTCTGTTGGAGAAAACATTGCATATGGGCTTCCAGATGACTTGGTATCCAAAGACAATGTGATAAAGGCTGCAAAAGCCGCAAATGCTCATGATTTTATAATTTCACTCCCACAG GGTTATGACACACTCGTTGGTGAGCGCGGAGGTTTACTTAGTGGAGGACAGAGGCAG AGAATTGCTATTGCGAGGGCTTTGCTCAAGGATGCACCTATCCTAATACTTGATGAG GCAACGAGTGCTTTGGACACAGTTAGTGAGCGCCTGGTTCAGGATGCTCTAAACCATTTGATGAAGGGGAGAACAACATTAGTCATTGCCCACAGATTGAGCACAGTCCAGAATGCTCATCAAATTGCTCTCTGTTCAGATGGAAGGATCAAAGAGCTAGGAACCCACTTTGAGTTATTGGGCCAAAAAGGTCAATATGCTTCTCTGGTTGGCACTCAAAGGCTTGCATTCGAGTGA
- the LOC131318988 gene encoding ABC transporter B family member 28-like isoform X1: protein MDTVIGTICILFTLSPQLAPLLGLLMLMVSVSVAVYKRSTVPVFKAHGTAQASIADCVNETLSAIRTVRSFGGEKRQMSMFSSQVIAYQTSGIKLGVFKSINESLTRIAVYISLLALYCLGGNKVKAGELSAGTVVSFIGYTFTLTFAVQGLVNTFGDLRGAFAATERINSVLSGAEIDEALAYGLEKDIKRQGSHDKNFELFFVNGSNKNNQSLNMHYMSALKSTSSLGSLAWSGDICLEDVYFSYPLRPDVEILNGLNLTLKCGSVTALVGSSGAGKSTIVQLLARFYEPTRGRITVGGEDVRTFDKSEWARVVSIVNQEPVLFSLSVGENIAYGLPDDLVSKDNVIKAAKAANAHDFIISLPQGYDTLVGERGGLLSGGQRQRIAIARALLKDAPILILDEATSALDTVSERLVQDALNHLMKGRTTLVIAHRLSTVQNAHQIALCSDGRIKELGTHFELLGQKGQYASLVGTQRLAFE from the exons ATGGATACA GTCATTGGAACAATATGTATCTTATTCACTCTATCCCCCCAGCTTGCACCACTGCTTGGGCTACTTATGCTTATGGTGTCTGTTTCAGTTG CTGTTTACAAGCGGTCAACTGTGCCTGTTTTTAAAGCTCACGGTACGGCCCAAGCATCTATAGCGGACTGTGTGAACGAAACTTTATCTGCGATTCGTACT GTAAGATCATTTGGTGGTGAAAAACGGCAAATGTCAATGTTCAGTAGCCAG GTCATTGCTTATCAGACTAGTGGCATAAAGCTTGGGGTTTTCAAATCTATAAATGAATCTCTGACTAGAATTGCAGTTTATATTTCACTATTGGCCTTGTATTGTCTTGGGGGTAACAAAGTAAAGGCG GGTGAACTATCTGCTGGAACTGTGGTTTCTTTTATAGGATACACATTCACATTGACCTTTGCT GTTCAAGGTCTGGTTAACACATTTGGAGATCTCCGCGGAGCTTTTGCTGCTACAGAGAGGATTAACTCTGTTTTATCTGGGGCTGAAATTGATGAAGCCTTGGCCTACGGCTTGGAAAAAGACATCAAGCGTCAAGGATCGCATGATAAGAATTTCGAACTGTTCTTTGTTAATGGTTCTAATAAGAATAATCAATCTCTTAATATGCATTACATGTCGGCTTTGAAATCAACTAGCAGCTTGGGAAGCCTGGCCTGGTCTGGTGATATTTGTCTTGAAG ATGTGTACTTCTCTTATCCTTTGAGGCCTGATGTTGAAATTCTTAACGGTCTTAATCTAACGCTCAAATGCGGGAGTGTAACTGCTCTAGTGGGCTCCAGTGGTGCAGGGAAAAGTACTATAGTACAGTTATTGGCACGTTTCTATGAG CCAACCAGAGGTCGAATAACAGTTGGAGGCGAGGATGTGCGAACATTTGATAAGAGTGAATGGGCACGGGTTGTCTCCATAGTGAATCAA GAACCTGTTCTCTTCTCATTGTCTGTTGGAGAAAACATTGCATATGGGCTTCCAGATGACTTGGTATCCAAAGACAATGTGATAAAGGCTGCAAAAGCCGCAAATGCTCATGATTTTATAATTTCACTCCCACAG GGTTATGACACACTCGTTGGTGAGCGCGGAGGTTTACTTAGTGGAGGACAGAGGCAG AGAATTGCTATTGCGAGGGCTTTGCTCAAGGATGCACCTATCCTAATACTTGATGAG GCAACGAGTGCTTTGGACACAGTTAGTGAGCGCCTGGTTCAGGATGCTCTAAACCATTTGATGAAGGGGAGAACAACATTAGTCATTGCCCACAGATTGAGCACAGTCCAGAATGCTCATCAAATTGCTCTCTGTTCAGATGGAAGGATCAAAGAGCTAGGAACCCACTTTGAGTTATTGGGCCAAAAAGGTCAATATGCTTCTCTGGTTGGCACTCAAAGGCTTGCATTCGAGTGA